A window of Streptomyces gilvosporeus contains these coding sequences:
- a CDS encoding DUF5925 domain-containing protein has protein sequence MCADHVQPPVVPPSAEPPAAVPPSAAGAALPIRLTMDDSDAPADVVDALFLGRFANGEQPYARSRSVDRVKSGLTLLPPGARVLRAARDEDRSATLAEGDGYTLLVSRWNRGADVTVTAVTDELAEKVLGQSADGAEAEPEPQPDDVAMGFWYFSPRRGPYRTSRQITAGTWAEIRRNYTAPVAEAMDALMKVAPEEIAGRLLLLHGPPGTGKTSALRTLARSWRDWCQVDCVLDPERLFNDVGYLMDIAIGEDDGAGKGRWRLLLLEDCDELIRGEAKHTAGQALSRLLNLTDGLLGQGRNVLVGVTTNEDLERMHPAVVRPGRCLARIEVGPLTRREAAGWLGTEEGIGRDGASLAELYALRRGTRPASVPAQDQGGEAGLYL, from the coding sequence ATGTGTGCCGATCACGTGCAGCCGCCCGTCGTGCCGCCGTCCGCCGAGCCACCCGCCGCCGTGCCGCCGTCCGCCGCCGGGGCGGCGCTGCCGATCCGGCTGACCATGGACGACAGCGATGCGCCCGCCGATGTCGTCGATGCGCTGTTCCTGGGGCGGTTCGCCAACGGCGAGCAGCCGTACGCCCGCAGCCGCTCGGTCGACCGGGTGAAGTCCGGGCTGACGCTGCTGCCGCCGGGGGCCCGGGTGCTGCGGGCCGCACGCGACGAGGACCGCAGTGCCACCCTGGCCGAGGGCGACGGCTACACCCTGCTGGTCTCCCGCTGGAACCGCGGCGCCGATGTGACGGTCACCGCCGTCACCGACGAACTGGCCGAGAAGGTGCTGGGGCAGTCGGCGGACGGTGCGGAGGCCGAGCCGGAGCCGCAGCCGGACGATGTCGCGATGGGCTTCTGGTACTTCTCGCCGCGCCGCGGTCCGTACCGCACCTCCCGGCAGATCACGGCCGGCACCTGGGCGGAGATCCGCCGCAACTACACCGCGCCGGTGGCCGAGGCGATGGATGCGCTGATGAAGGTCGCCCCCGAGGAGATCGCCGGCCGCCTCCTGCTGCTGCACGGCCCGCCCGGCACCGGCAAGACCTCCGCCCTGCGCACGCTGGCCCGCTCCTGGCGCGACTGGTGCCAGGTGGACTGCGTACTGGACCCCGAACGGCTCTTCAACGACGTCGGCTATCTCATGGACATCGCCATCGGCGAGGACGACGGCGCCGGCAAGGGCCGCTGGCGGCTGCTGCTCCTGGAGGACTGCGACGAGCTGATCCGCGGCGAGGCCAAGCACACCGCGGGCCAGGCGCTGTCCCGGCTGCTCAACCTCACCGACGGGCTGCTCGGCCAGGGCCGCAACGTCCTGGTCGGCGTCACCACCAACGAGGACCTCGAACGGATGCATCCCGCGGTGGTGCGCCCCGGCCGCTGCCTGGCCCGCATCGAGGTCGGCCCGCTGACCCGCCGGGAAGCGGCCGGCTGGCTCGGCACGGAGGAGGGCATCGGCCGCGACGGCGCCTCCCTGGCCGAGCTGTACGCCCTGCGCCGCGGGACCCGCCCGGCGTCGGTCCCGGCCCAGGACCAGGGAGGGGAGGCAGGACTGTATCTGTGA
- the ddaH gene encoding dimethylargininase has product MPSLQALVRRPGPRIAEGLVTHVERRPVDPALALDQWERYVRTLQDHGWHTTEVAPADDCPDAVFIEDTMVVFRNVALIARPGAEVRRAETPAARRAAEALGCSLNEVRAPGTLDGGDILKIGDTVYVGRGGRTNAEGVRQLRAAFEPLGARVVAVPISRVLHLKSAVTALPDGTVIGHPALVEDPALFPAFRPVPEESGAHVVLLGGDALLMASSAPRTAELFAGLGYRPVLVDIGEFEKLEGCVTCLSVRLRALTA; this is encoded by the coding sequence GTGCCCAGCCTCCAGGCCCTCGTCCGCCGCCCCGGCCCCCGAATAGCCGAGGGTCTGGTCACCCATGTCGAACGCCGCCCGGTGGACCCCGCGCTCGCCCTGGACCAGTGGGAACGCTATGTCCGTACGCTCCAGGACCACGGCTGGCACACCACCGAGGTCGCGCCCGCCGACGACTGCCCGGACGCGGTGTTCATCGAGGACACCATGGTCGTCTTCCGCAATGTGGCGCTGATCGCCCGGCCGGGCGCGGAGGTGCGCCGGGCCGAGACACCCGCCGCCCGCCGCGCCGCCGAGGCGCTGGGCTGCTCGCTCAACGAGGTCCGCGCGCCCGGCACGCTCGACGGCGGCGACATCCTCAAGATCGGCGACACCGTGTACGTCGGCCGCGGCGGCCGCACCAACGCCGAGGGGGTACGCCAACTCCGCGCCGCCTTCGAACCGTTGGGCGCCCGCGTCGTCGCCGTACCGATCAGCCGGGTGCTGCATCTGAAGTCCGCGGTCACCGCCCTGCCGGACGGCACCGTCATCGGCCACCCCGCCCTGGTCGAGGACCCCGCCCTCTTCCCCGCCTTCCGTCCCGTCCCCGAGGAGTCCGGTGCGCATGTCGTCCTCCTGGGCGGCGACGCCCTCCTGATGGCCTCCTCCGCGCCGCGCACCGCGGAACTCTTCGCCGGCCTCGGCTACCGGCCGGTCCTGGTGGACATCGGCGAATTCGAGAAGCTGGAGGGCTGCGTCACCTGCCTGTCGGTACGGCTGCGCGCTCTTACCGCATAA
- a CDS encoding TetR/AcrR family transcriptional regulator: MARPPRFDTSLLLDAAVQLAAEHGPSGVTMSAVAAAAGAPSGSLYHRFAGRSALLAEVWLRTVERFQEGYFAALESSPDPRATGRAAARHVVAWTRAHPREAGLLLYGAQDFGREDWAPEYRRRADEGNRRVGAATAKLADALGARDAQEAERVTLAVIDVPLSVVRRPLRAGAPLPAHAEELAERCTDALLSLRGDGTSAD; encoded by the coding sequence ATGGCCAGGCCACCCCGTTTCGACACCTCGCTCCTCCTCGACGCCGCCGTGCAACTCGCCGCCGAACACGGCCCCTCGGGCGTCACCATGTCCGCGGTCGCGGCGGCCGCCGGCGCGCCCAGCGGCTCGCTCTACCACCGCTTCGCGGGACGCTCCGCGCTGCTCGCCGAGGTGTGGCTGCGCACCGTGGAGCGCTTCCAGGAGGGCTATTTCGCCGCGCTGGAGTCGTCCCCGGACCCGCGCGCCACGGGCCGCGCGGCGGCCCGGCACGTCGTGGCCTGGACCCGCGCACACCCCCGGGAGGCGGGGCTACTGCTCTACGGGGCCCAGGACTTCGGGCGGGAGGACTGGGCGCCGGAGTACCGCCGGCGCGCCGACGAGGGCAACCGCCGGGTGGGGGCGGCCACCGCGAAGCTCGCCGACGCGCTGGGGGCACGCGACGCCCAGGAGGCCGAACGGGTCACCCTCGCCGTCATCGACGTCCCGCTCTCCGTCGTCCGCCGTCCCCTGCGGGCCGGTGCACCGCTGCCCGCCCATGCCGAGGAACTGGCGGAACGGTGCACCGACGCGCTGCTGAGCCTGCGCGGTGACGGGACGTCGGCCGACTGA
- the asnB gene encoding asparagine synthase (glutamine-hydrolyzing), whose translation MCGITGWISYDNDLTGRRATLEAMTATMARRGPDAAGIWLDTHAALGHRRLAVIDIEGGTQPMAVERDGRTLVVTTYSGEVYNYRELREELIRLGHTFRTSSDTEVVLHAYLQWGEGFAERLNGMYAFALWDARTEQLLLIRDRMGVKPLYYYPTSDGILFGSEPKAILAHPSVRPAVDAEGLAELITFTKTPGHAVYKGMYEVRPGHLVRVGRGGLTIKRYWALTAREHTDDRDTTVARIRALLDDIVARQLIADVPLCTLLSGGLDSSAITALSAKALAAEGSGPVRSFAVDFTGYTENFTPDTLRGTPDGPYAHALAEHVRSDHRDIVLDTADLMDPAHRAAVLAARDLPNGFGDGDTSLYLLFKAVREQSTVALSGESADEVFGGYRWFHDPEAVHADTFPWIAAGISGRFAGGNATRQALLDRALLDKLDLRGYQARRYREALAEVPYLDGDTGLQRRMREVSYLHLTRFVQILLDRKDRASMAVGLEVRVPFCDHRLVDYVFNTPWSLKTFDGREKSLLRAATRDVLPDLVADRVKSPYPSTQDPHYNEALRDRLRDLTADRTAPVRPLLDAGATAEATADGADNDIRPGAELVLGIDAWLRTTGTTLEL comes from the coding sequence ATGTGCGGAATCACCGGATGGATCTCCTACGACAACGACCTGACGGGGCGCCGGGCGACCCTGGAGGCGATGACCGCGACGATGGCCCGCCGCGGGCCGGACGCCGCGGGAATCTGGCTCGACACCCACGCCGCGCTCGGCCACCGCCGCCTCGCCGTCATCGACATCGAGGGGGGCACCCAGCCCATGGCCGTCGAGCGCGACGGCCGCACCCTGGTCGTGACGACCTACAGCGGTGAGGTCTACAACTACCGCGAACTGCGCGAGGAATTGATCCGGCTCGGCCACACCTTCCGTACCAGCAGCGACACCGAGGTCGTGCTGCACGCCTACCTCCAGTGGGGCGAGGGCTTCGCCGAGCGCCTCAACGGCATGTACGCCTTCGCGCTCTGGGATGCGCGCACCGAACAACTCCTGCTGATACGCGACCGGATGGGCGTCAAGCCGCTCTACTACTACCCGACCTCCGACGGCATCCTCTTCGGCTCCGAACCCAAGGCGATCCTCGCCCACCCCTCCGTACGGCCCGCCGTCGACGCCGAGGGCCTCGCCGAACTGATCACCTTCACCAAGACCCCCGGCCACGCCGTCTACAAGGGCATGTACGAGGTACGCCCCGGCCACCTCGTCCGGGTGGGCCGCGGCGGCCTGACCATCAAGCGCTACTGGGCGCTCACCGCCCGCGAGCACACCGACGACCGCGACACCACCGTTGCGCGGATCCGCGCCCTGCTCGACGACATCGTCGCCCGCCAGCTGATCGCCGACGTACCGCTGTGCACCCTGCTCTCCGGCGGCCTGGACTCGTCCGCGATCACCGCGCTCTCCGCCAAGGCGCTGGCGGCAGAGGGCAGCGGCCCGGTCCGCTCCTTCGCCGTCGATTTCACCGGCTACACCGAGAACTTCACCCCCGACACCCTGCGCGGCACCCCCGACGGGCCGTACGCCCACGCCCTGGCCGAACACGTCCGCTCCGACCACCGCGACATCGTCCTGGACACCGCCGACCTGATGGACCCCGCCCACCGCGCCGCCGTCCTCGCCGCCCGCGATCTGCCCAACGGCTTCGGCGACGGCGACACCTCCCTCTATCTGCTGTTCAAGGCCGTCCGGGAACAGTCGACCGTCGCCCTCTCCGGCGAGTCCGCGGACGAGGTCTTCGGCGGCTACCGTTGGTTCCACGACCCCGAGGCCGTCCACGCCGACACCTTCCCGTGGATCGCCGCGGGCATCTCCGGGCGCTTCGCCGGCGGCAACGCCACCCGTCAGGCGCTGCTCGACCGCGCCCTGCTCGACAAGCTGGATCTGCGCGGCTACCAGGCCCGCCGCTACCGCGAGGCGCTCGCCGAAGTCCCGTACCTGGACGGCGACACCGGACTCCAGCGCCGGATGCGCGAGGTCAGCTACCTCCATCTGACCCGCTTCGTCCAGATCCTCCTCGACCGCAAGGACCGCGCCAGCATGGCCGTCGGCCTGGAGGTCCGCGTCCCGTTCTGCGACCACCGCCTGGTCGACTATGTCTTCAACACCCCCTGGTCCCTGAAGACCTTCGACGGCCGTGAGAAGTCGCTGCTGCGCGCGGCCACCCGCGACGTCCTGCCCGACCTGGTCGCCGACCGCGTCAAGAGCCCCTACCCCAGCACCCAGGACCCGCACTACAACGAGGCGCTGCGCGACCGGCTCAGGGACCTGACCGCCGACCGCACCGCCCCCGTACGGCCGCTGCTGGACGCCGGCGCCACCGCCGAGGCCACCGCCGACGGCGCCGACAACGACATCCGGCCCGGCGCCGAACTGGTCCTCGGCATCGACGCCTGGCTCCGCACGACCGGCACCACCCTGGAGCTGTAG
- a CDS encoding GntR family transcriptional regulator, protein MSPQTLTITIDPDAADAPFEQVRTQIADRARDGRLPVGYKLPTVRGLAEELGLAANTVAKAYRALESDGVIETRGRNGSFVAAAGEAADKEVAAAAEIYARRARRLGLDHGTALAAVREALRAAYDTDA, encoded by the coding sequence GTGTCCCCGCAGACCCTCACGATCACCATCGATCCGGACGCGGCCGACGCGCCATTCGAGCAGGTACGCACCCAGATCGCCGACCGTGCCAGGGACGGCCGGCTGCCCGTCGGCTACAAGCTCCCCACCGTCCGCGGCCTCGCCGAAGAGCTGGGCCTGGCCGCCAACACCGTCGCCAAGGCCTACCGCGCCCTGGAGAGCGACGGGGTGATCGAGACCCGCGGCCGCAACGGCAGCTTCGTCGCGGCGGCCGGCGAGGCCGCCGACAAGGAGGTCGCCGCGGCCGCCGAGATCTACGCCCGGCGCGCCCGGCGCCTCGGCCTGGACCACGGCACCGCACTCGCCGCGGTCCGCGAGGCGCTGCGGGCGGCCTACGACACGGACGCCTGA
- a CDS encoding APC family permease, with translation MTVQETTLSASARPDVRRLGVGGGTALCAGAVLGPGVLTLPSLAAAAAGPASILAWVVLLAMCVPVAASFAALGVRFPDGGGVATFVHRAIGPRAAAVVGWWFYGAVPIGVVAAAWIGGKYVADAVGWGEAGAAAVGGLVLAGALVSNAVGLRMSGRVQLMMGGLLAAVLLCAVLAAAPRITAAHFTPFLPGGWTSVGSAASVLFFAFAGWEAASHLSGEFADPGRDLPRVTRNALAVITVLYLGLAVATIGALGPAAADTDTPLTALLAQSVGVAARPVAAAAALFLTFGAVNSYLAGASRLGAALGRDGAAPRWMAKGGEPGEVPRRSLAVLGTAAVALAVAAQWRGADLRLLMEATATCLAAVTLAGLAAALVLLPRRTPLWYGVAAASVLTVVVLAFSGWLLLIPLVLAVASFSFLGLRRGLVRR, from the coding sequence GTGACCGTACAAGAGACCACACTTTCCGCTTCCGCACGGCCGGATGTACGGCGGCTGGGCGTCGGCGGCGGTACCGCGCTGTGCGCCGGTGCCGTGCTCGGCCCCGGTGTGCTGACCCTGCCGTCCCTGGCCGCCGCCGCGGCCGGGCCCGCCTCGATCCTGGCCTGGGTCGTCCTGCTGGCCATGTGCGTACCGGTGGCCGCCTCGTTCGCGGCGCTCGGCGTACGGTTCCCCGACGGCGGGGGCGTGGCCACCTTCGTCCACCGGGCGATCGGGCCGCGGGCGGCGGCCGTCGTGGGGTGGTGGTTCTACGGGGCGGTGCCCATCGGCGTGGTCGCGGCGGCCTGGATCGGCGGGAAGTACGTGGCCGATGCGGTCGGTTGGGGCGAGGCGGGCGCGGCGGCGGTCGGCGGGCTGGTGCTGGCCGGGGCGCTGGTGTCCAATGCGGTCGGGCTGCGGATGTCGGGGCGGGTGCAGCTGATGATGGGCGGTCTGTTGGCGGCGGTGCTGCTGTGCGCGGTGCTGGCCGCGGCCCCGCGGATCACCGCCGCGCATTTCACCCCGTTCCTGCCCGGCGGCTGGACGTCGGTGGGGTCGGCGGCGTCGGTGCTGTTCTTCGCGTTCGCGGGCTGGGAGGCGGCGAGCCATCTGTCGGGGGAATTCGCCGACCCGGGGCGGGACCTGCCGCGGGTGACCCGTAATGCGCTCGCCGTGATCACCGTGCTCTATCTGGGCCTGGCCGTCGCCACGATCGGCGCGCTGGGTCCGGCGGCGGCAGACACCGACACCCCGCTGACCGCGCTGCTCGCGCAGAGCGTGGGCGTAGCCGCCCGCCCCGTCGCCGCCGCGGCGGCGCTGTTCCTGACCTTCGGGGCGGTCAACTCCTATCTGGCGGGCGCCTCCCGGCTGGGCGCCGCCCTCGGCCGGGACGGGGCGGCGCCCCGCTGGATGGCCAAGGGCGGCGAACCGGGCGAGGTGCCGCGCCGCTCGCTCGCGGTGCTGGGCACGGCCGCCGTCGCACTGGCCGTGGCGGCCCAGTGGCGCGGCGCCGATCTGCGCCTCCTGATGGAGGCCACCGCCACCTGTCTGGCGGCCGTGACGCTGGCCGGGCTGGCCGCCGCGCTGGTGCTGCTGCCGCGTCGTACTCCCCTGTGGTACGGCGTGGCGGCGGCCTCCGTGCTGACGGTGGTGGTGCTCGCCTTCTCGGGGTGGCTGCTGCTGATTCCCCTCGTCCTGGCGGTGGCTTCCTTCTCGTTCCTCGGCTTGCGGCGGGGGCTCGTACGGAGGTGA
- a CDS encoding lytic polysaccharide monooxygenase auxiliary activity family 9 protein, whose translation MTARRQDSRKTGRTAGRRAARIALAGVAPLALTVVAAGPAAAHGSMSDPVSRVFACYAEGPESPKSAACKAAVQAGGAQALYDWNAVRDGNAAGQSKTKIPDGKLCSANNPEYKGLDLARGDWPSTAMKAGTHTFHYKATAPHKGSFELYLTKAGYDPTKPLKWSDLEAKPFVKVTDPKLTNGEYVFAGKVPQRTGRQLIYSIWQRSDSPEAFYTCSDVVFGKDNGGSAGPGATPAPTASAPTDRQIAAGADKSSMKHMDMGHGGQGTGTAHGSAADRSATAHDESAGGAHPDAAVQPAGGKHLAETGGDGSTAPLAIGGAAVLAAGAGVLFATARRKGARR comes from the coding sequence ATGACCGCTCGTCGTCAGGACAGCCGCAAGACCGGTCGCACAGCAGGCCGCAGGGCCGCCCGGATCGCCCTGGCGGGCGTTGCGCCGCTCGCGCTCACCGTCGTGGCCGCGGGGCCGGCCGCGGCGCACGGTTCGATGTCGGACCCCGTCAGCCGGGTCTTCGCGTGCTACGCGGAAGGGCCCGAGAGCCCCAAGTCCGCGGCGTGCAAGGCGGCCGTGCAGGCCGGCGGTGCGCAGGCGCTCTACGACTGGAACGCGGTGCGGGACGGCAACGCCGCGGGCCAGTCGAAGACGAAGATCCCGGACGGGAAGCTGTGCAGCGCCAACAACCCCGAGTACAAGGGGCTGGACCTGGCGCGCGGCGACTGGCCGTCGACCGCGATGAAGGCGGGCACGCACACCTTCCACTACAAGGCGACCGCCCCGCACAAGGGAAGCTTCGAGCTGTACCTCACCAAGGCCGGCTACGACCCGACCAAACCGCTGAAGTGGTCGGACCTGGAGGCCAAGCCGTTCGTGAAGGTGACCGACCCGAAGCTGACGAACGGGGAGTACGTCTTCGCCGGGAAGGTGCCGCAGCGCACCGGGCGGCAACTGATCTACAGCATCTGGCAGCGGTCGGACAGCCCGGAGGCGTTCTACACCTGCTCCGATGTGGTGTTCGGGAAGGACAACGGCGGGTCCGCGGGCCCCGGTGCGACCCCTGCGCCGACCGCTTCCGCGCCGACGGACCGTCAGATCGCGGCGGGCGCGGACAAGTCGTCGATGAAGCACATGGACATGGGCCACGGCGGCCAGGGGACCGGCACCGCGCACGGCTCCGCCGCGGACCGCTCCGCCACGGCGCACGACGAGTCGGCCGGTGGCGCGCACCCGGACGCCGCGGTCCAGCCGGCCGGCGGCAAGCACCTGGCCGAGACCGGCGGTGACGGCTCGACCGCCCCGCTCGCGATCGGCGGCGCCGCCGTCCTGGCCGCGGGCGCCGGGGTCCTGTTCGCCACCGCCCGCCGCAAGGGAGCGCGCCGCTAA
- a CDS encoding class I SAM-dependent methyltransferase — protein sequence MTDNDLPTADAAYWEAAAERFDDEPDHGLRDPAVRAAWAGRMRSWLPGGPARILDLGCGTGSLALLAVEQGHRVTGVDRSAGMVARARAKLAGRDARFLVGDAAEPPVGEGRFDVVLVRHVLWALPDPAAVLRRWAGLLVPGGRLVLVEGRWGEAEPMGIPAAELTGLVAPLAARTELESLSGDSALWGKEVNDERYVLIAHTP from the coding sequence ATGACTGACAACGATCTGCCCACTGCCGACGCCGCCTACTGGGAAGCCGCCGCCGAGCGCTTCGACGACGAGCCCGATCACGGACTGCGGGATCCCGCCGTGCGGGCGGCCTGGGCCGGGCGGATGCGGTCCTGGCTGCCGGGCGGGCCCGCTCGGATACTCGACCTCGGGTGCGGTACGGGGAGCCTGGCGCTGCTGGCCGTCGAGCAGGGGCATCGGGTCACCGGCGTCGACCGCTCGGCCGGAATGGTCGCGCGGGCGCGGGCCAAGCTCGCGGGGCGGGACGCCCGGTTCCTGGTCGGGGACGCCGCCGAACCGCCCGTGGGGGAGGGGCGGTTCGACGTGGTGCTGGTGCGGCATGTGCTGTGGGCGCTGCCCGATCCGGCGGCCGTGCTCCGGCGCTGGGCCGGGCTGCTGGTGCCCGGCGGGCGGCTGGTGCTGGTCGAGGGACGGTGGGGCGAGGCGGAGCCCATGGGCATACCGGCCGCCGAACTGACCGGTCTCGTCGCCCCGTTGGCGGCCCGTACCGAGCTGGAGTCGCTCTCCGGCGATTCCGCCCTGTGGGGCAAGGAGGTCAACGATGAGCGCTACGTGCTGATCGCCCACACGCCGTGA
- a CDS encoding YoaK family protein produces MEPPSGPPLTVVMVCLTVATGVLDAVSFLALGHVFTATQTGNLLFLGFGIAGQGGLPVVLTAVSLGSFTLGAVLGARMESTLADHRQRWFPAALLAEAGLVAAAAVTGWEAGPAWGPALVRRCTVIGLMAVAMGVRNVTAIRVGAPDLTTTVATRALTALVSGSPLGGDRRLGYGTHAVPRRLASVASMFLGALLGAWLIGLGTRPHLVLLLVAVLVAATALLVPGLTHRQNNRD; encoded by the coding sequence GTGGAGCCGCCGAGCGGACCCCCCCTGACGGTGGTCATGGTGTGCCTGACCGTGGCCACCGGTGTGCTCGATGCCGTCAGCTTTCTGGCCCTCGGTCATGTCTTCACCGCCACCCAGACCGGCAATCTGCTCTTCCTCGGCTTCGGGATCGCCGGGCAGGGCGGGCTCCCGGTGGTGCTCACCGCCGTCTCGCTCGGCTCCTTCACGCTGGGCGCGGTGCTCGGCGCCCGAATGGAGTCCACGCTGGCCGACCACCGGCAACGCTGGTTCCCGGCGGCGCTGCTGGCGGAGGCCGGACTGGTGGCCGCCGCGGCGGTGACCGGTTGGGAGGCCGGCCCGGCCTGGGGGCCGGCGCTCGTCCGGCGCTGCACGGTCATCGGCCTGATGGCGGTGGCGATGGGCGTCCGCAACGTCACCGCCATACGGGTCGGCGCTCCCGACCTCACCACCACCGTGGCGACTCGGGCGCTGACCGCCCTGGTCAGCGGCTCCCCGCTCGGCGGCGACAGACGGCTGGGCTACGGCACCCACGCCGTACCCCGCCGGCTGGCCTCGGTGGCCTCGATGTTCCTGGGCGCGCTGCTGGGCGCCTGGCTGATCGGTCTGGGCACCCGCCCGCACCTGGTCCTGCTGCTCGTCGCCGTACTGGTCGCGGCCACCGCGCTCCTCGTACCGGGACTCACCCACCGTCAGAACAACAGGGACTGA
- a CDS encoding GNAT family N-acetyltransferase, whose product MTVLVRDFRPADAKAVAELQRAALPFMIFTPQGIAWQAADSLPDEHLRMFVAELDGRIVGSVSSRLLCESSTPGQGAATPKVHPDHRRRGVGAALLTAAEEHLTAVGATHVFAWALDEPGPLAFAERHGYRRTRPAHCLRLDLTTADLPTPPAPLPPGVRLLTAADFGADPHPLFAADAETIADEPGDVPTDALTYDSWLRTTWEHPDIDLDLTCVVTVDDTVAAYSWAASDNLGRYSSVGTGTSPAFRGRGLARLAKAHSLHRARDAGCTVAFTGNDATNAPMLAINRSFGYRPFLGEWRCVRELGQG is encoded by the coding sequence ATGACCGTTCTCGTACGCGATTTCCGCCCCGCCGACGCCAAGGCCGTGGCGGAGTTGCAGCGTGCCGCGCTGCCGTTCATGATCTTCACCCCGCAGGGCATCGCCTGGCAGGCGGCCGACTCGCTCCCGGACGAGCACCTGCGGATGTTCGTCGCCGAGCTGGACGGCCGGATCGTCGGCTCCGTCAGCAGCAGGCTGCTGTGCGAGAGCAGCACCCCGGGCCAGGGCGCGGCCACCCCGAAGGTGCACCCGGACCACCGGCGGCGGGGCGTCGGCGCCGCCCTGCTGACCGCGGCCGAGGAGCATCTGACGGCGGTCGGCGCCACCCACGTCTTCGCCTGGGCGCTCGATGAACCCGGCCCCCTGGCCTTCGCCGAACGCCACGGCTACCGCCGCACCCGCCCCGCCCACTGCCTCCGCCTCGACCTCACCACCGCCGATCTGCCGACGCCGCCCGCCCCGCTCCCGCCCGGCGTCCGCCTCCTGACCGCCGCCGACTTCGGCGCCGACCCGCACCCCCTCTTCGCCGCCGACGCCGAGACCATCGCCGACGAGCCCGGCGACGTCCCCACCGACGCCCTCACCTACGACAGCTGGCTGCGCACCACCTGGGAACACCCCGATATCGACCTCGACCTCACCTGCGTGGTGACCGTCGACGACACCGTCGCCGCCTACAGCTGGGCCGCCAGCGACAACCTCGGCCGCTACTCGTCGGTCGGCACCGGCACCAGCCCCGCCTTCCGCGGCCGCGGCCTGGCCCGGCTGGCCAAGGCACACTCCCTCCACCGCGCCCGGGACGCCGGCTGCACCGTGGCCTTCACGGGCAACGACGCCACCAACGCCCCGATGCTCGCCATCAACCGCTCCTTCGGCTACCGGCCGTTCCTCGGGGAGTGGAGGTGCGTCCGGGAGCTGGGACAGGGGTGA
- a CDS encoding Lrp/AsnC family transcriptional regulator translates to MDDIDSAIVRELQRDARQTNRELARRLGIAPSTCLERVRALRARGVITGYRATVDLRALNRPVQALLTIRIRPLNREVIERFKAFLVSLPEVLNIYVVAGGDDFLVHVAVPDLDRLHTMLMDSVFKRREVVDCRSSVIYQHVANDVIGPLTV, encoded by the coding sequence ATGGACGACATTGATTCGGCGATTGTCCGGGAACTCCAGCGCGATGCACGGCAGACCAACCGCGAACTCGCCCGCAGGCTCGGCATCGCCCCCTCCACCTGCCTGGAACGGGTCCGCGCGCTCCGCGCCCGCGGGGTGATCACCGGCTACCGCGCGACGGTGGACCTGCGCGCCCTCAACCGCCCCGTGCAGGCCCTGCTCACCATCCGGATCCGCCCGTTGAACCGCGAGGTCATCGAGCGCTTCAAGGCGTTCCTGGTCTCGCTGCCCGAGGTGCTCAACATCTATGTCGTGGCGGGCGGCGACGACTTCCTGGTCCATGTCGCCGTACCGGACCTCGACCGGCTGCACACGATGCTGATGGACAGCGTCTTCAAACGCCGGGAGGTCGTCGACTGCCGCAGTTCGGTGATCTACCAGCACGTCGCCAATGACGTCATCGGGCCGCTGACGGTGTGA